One genomic region from Anopheles bellator chromosome 2, idAnoBellAS_SP24_06.2, whole genome shotgun sequence encodes:
- the LOC131208483 gene encoding CAAX prenyl protease 2, with product MASDMDPEQNPTAVEGIIYLSPFVSVGACFVISVIYVASLYIWNTKHDRDHPSTIKRRFFSVFVVMLVAPFFVLALSSKQVFERYSLWEIMGFRREGLFTAASIPLLLTMVLFLGPLSVQLSSGVWRIYSEPMYWMNAVHSLVWLRNHFVAPLSEEFTFRACMLPLLLQTFRPSVAMLITPLLFGLAHLHHIKERLQNGRPLREVLIVSFFQFFYTTIFGIYSAYLFVRSGHFLAPFIVHAFCNHMGFPDVQEVLSQGDHKKYIFIGTYVLGLVGWIVFLPTLTTPGWYANNLFWGWQL from the exons ATGGCCAGCGATATGGATCCGGAACAGAATCCCACCGCCGTGGAGGGTATAATTTACCTTTCCCCGTTCGTCTCGGTCGGGGCGTGCTTTGTGATATCCGTAATTTATGTCGCCAGTCTGTACATATGGAACACCAAGCACGATCG TGACCATCCATCAACGATAAAACGTCGATTCTTTAGTGTCTTCGTGGTCATGCTCGTCGCTCCGTTTTTTGTGCTTGCGCTATCCAGTAAGCAGGTATTCGAGCGCTACAGCTTATGGGAGATAATGGGGTTCCGGCGGGAAGGTCTTTTCACAGCTGCGAGCATTCCACTACTGTTAACCATGGTGCTATTCCTGGGTCCACTAAGTGTACAGCTGTCGAGCGGTGTGTGGCGGATTTACTCGGAACCTATGTACTGGATGAACGCAGTGCACAGCCTGGTCTGGCTACGCAACCACTTCGTTGCCCCCCTGTCCGAAGAATTTACGTTCCGTGCCTGTATGTTACCACTGCTTCTCCAAACTTTTCGGCCATCTGTTGCAATGCTCATTACGCCACTCCTGTTCGGGCTGGCTCACCTACACCATATCAAAGAGCGTTTACAAAATGGGCGTCCCCTGCGGGAGGTGTTGATCGTGTcgttttttcagtttttctaCACCACTATCTTCGGTATTTATTCGGCGTACTTGTTTGTGCGTTCCGGACACTTCCTTGCACCCTTCATCGTACATGCATTCTGCAATCACATGGGATTTCCCGACGTCCAGGAAGTGCTTTCGCAAGGGGAccacaaaaaatatatttttattggaaCTTATGTACTAGGACTCGTCGGATGGATCGTTTTCCTCCCGACCCTCACCACGCCAGGTTGGTATGCGAACAATCTCTTCTGGGGGTGGCAATTATAA
- the LOC131207439 gene encoding zinc finger protein 62 homolog, whose product MRTSCRLCGYSATDLNEIFGLPAYGTGYCGKIEKYLYLRVTQNDGLSEFVCWMCSQQLDSFQRFHEKIIEIQQRTLGERFAHFMLHGPYEDHFRTADQSSKIEKNEHIENSGGAATENELDIASVENETHVAQNMTAKATRNQKLKADLPNDKCQRRKTVRTRESTGTKNCPSVDTCDTSEIDSVDISEVEALAAEKGAADIAEKKPENLFVNGRMVVKGQKLRQLISRFYRLQCDFCKETELRFNHVDKLYDHYEKVHNSRGYIVCCELKLTDSEKIIIHMARHIQPEAFTCDICGYIVTKPKFLISHKQTHLPVNDKPYACPHCTKRFCWKRALTVHLNSHQIAAERRVFRCLLCEKTYETPGGLSNHKRNVHKGLKPKQTHVCDVCAKPFATVHGLREHISTIHQPWEERQLQCAECGKWLNGERCMKMHLKIHSAKNLACGECDYKTNKSLLLKRHKITHHQQERPFLCDLCEKTFKVKRDLKVHMLSKHSMQSRTFQCNFCNLRFRNSANFYAHRKSQHPKELQAMRDDQELEKKRKRIRAGLERSSSTDRELRAMNVRATPTNESSEPITEDVIVVDNKHYRLRSENDSITVVVEIEDMSEI is encoded by the exons ATGAGAACCAGTTGTCGATTGTGCGGCTACAGTGCTACGgatttgaatgaaatttttggCTTGCCCGCATACGGTACAGGCTACTGCGGGAAAATCGAGAAGTATTTATATTTGAGG GTCACTCAAAATGACGGGCTATCCGAGTTTGTGTGCTGGATGTGCTCTCAGCAGCTCGATTCTTTTCAACGATTTCAcgagaaaataattgaaattcagCAAAGGACTCTCGGCGAACGGTTCGCTCATTTCATGCTTCATGGACCCTATGAAGACCACTTTAGGACAGCAGATCAAAGTTCCAAAATAGAGAAAAATGAACATATCGAAAACTCAGGAGGTGCAGCAACAGAGAACGAATTGGACATTGCTTCGgtcgaaaatgaaacacatgTTGCTCAGAATATGACTGCCAAAGCTACAAGGAATCAAAAACTAAAGGCAGATCTTCCAAATGATAAATGCCAGAGACGGAAAACTGTCCGCACTCGCGAGTCTACAGGGACAAAAAACTGCCCCAGCGTGGACACGTGTGATACAAGCGAAATCGATTCAGTTGATATTTCAGAAGTCGAAGCTCTTGCTGCTGAAAAAGGTGCAGCGGATATTGCGGAAAAGAAACCCGAAAATCTGTTCGTGAATGGACGAATGGTTGTGAAAGGACAAAAGTTGCGACAACTCATTTCCCGTTTCTATCGACTGCAATGTGACTTTTGCAAGGAAACGGAACTTCGATTTAACCACGTGGATAAGTTATACGACCACTACGAAAAGGTGCACAACTCTAGAGGATATATTGTCTGTTGCGAGTTGAAGCTGACGGACAGTGAGAAGATAATCATACATATGGCCCGGCATATACAACCTGAAGCGTTCAC ATGCGACATCTGCGGCTATATAGTCACGAAACCGAAGTTCCTTATAAGCCATAAGCAAACCCACCTACCAGTTAACGATAAACCGTACGCCTGTCCCCACTGCACGAAACGGTTTTGCTGGAAACGAGCGCTAACAGTTCATTTGAACAGTCATCAAATAGCTGCTGAACGTAGAGTGTTCCGCTGTTTATTGTGTGAGAAGAC ATACGAGACTCCAGGCGGCTTATCGAACCATAAGCGCAACGTACACAAAGGTCTAAAACCGAAGCAGACGCATGTGTGTGATGTATGCGCTAAGCCCTTCGCAACGGTGCACGGACTACGGGAGCATATTTCCACCATCCACCAACCTTGGGAGGAGCGGCAGCTTCAGTGTGCAGAATGCGGCAAATGGTTGAATGGGGAGCGCTGCATGAAAATGCATCTTAAGATTCATTCGGCGAAGAACCTGGCCTGCGGTGAGTGTGactataaaacaaacaaatcgttaCTTTTGAAGCGCCATAAAATCACTCACCACCAACAAGAACGCCCGTTCCTTTGCGATCTGTGCGAGAAAACGTTCAAGGTAAAGCGTGACCTCAAGGTGCACATGCTAAGCAAGCACAGTATGCAGTCTCGCacatttcaatgcaattttTGCAACCTTCGATTTCGTAATTCCGCCAACTTTTACGCCCATCGAAAAAGTCAGCATCCGAAGGAGCTTCAGGCGATGAGGGATGATCAGGAGTTGGAGAAGAAACGCAAAAGAATTCGTGCAGGCCTTGAACGATCTTCAAGTACGGATCGGGAACTTCGCGCTATGAACGTGCGTGCTACTCCTACTAATGAAAGCTCTGAGCCTATTACTGAAGATGTCATAGTTGTCGACAATAAGCACTACCGCTTGCGTAGCGAAAACGATAGCattactgttgttgttgaaatagAGGACATGAGCGAAATATGA